A region of Maribacter algicola DNA encodes the following proteins:
- the prfA gene encoding peptide chain release factor 1, translating into MIDKLNIVKQRFDEVSDLIIQPDIISDQDRYVKLTKEYKDLKQLMAKRDQYLEFTNNISEAEEIIADGSDMEMLEMAKMQLEEAKSRLPALEDEIKLMLIPKDPEDTKDVVMEIRAGTGGDEASIFAGDLFRMYTKYCENRGWKTNVIDLSEGTSGGYKEIQFEVTGEDVYGTLKFEAGVHRVQRVPQTETQGRVHTSAATVMVLPEAEDFDVEIDPKDVRIDFFCSSGPGGQSVNTTYSAVRLTHIPTGLVAQCQDQKSQHKNKDKAFRVLRSRLYDMELAKKQEEDAAKRNSQVSSGDRSAKIRTYNYPQGRVTDHRIGLTLYDLSNIIDGDIQRIIDELSLVENTEKLKVASEIF; encoded by the coding sequence ATGATAGACAAACTAAATATTGTAAAGCAGCGTTTTGATGAGGTTTCTGACCTGATAATCCAACCTGATATTATATCGGACCAAGACCGATACGTAAAACTTACAAAGGAGTATAAAGATCTTAAACAGTTAATGGCCAAGAGAGATCAGTATCTGGAATTCACCAATAACATATCGGAAGCAGAGGAAATAATTGCAGACGGCTCCGATATGGAAATGTTGGAGATGGCCAAAATGCAATTGGAAGAGGCTAAAAGCCGTCTTCCTGCGCTTGAGGATGAAATAAAGCTTATGCTGATACCCAAAGACCCTGAGGATACCAAGGACGTAGTAATGGAAATTAGGGCGGGAACCGGTGGAGACGAAGCCAGTATCTTTGCGGGAGACCTGTTTAGAATGTATACGAAATATTGTGAAAATAGAGGTTGGAAAACGAATGTTATAGATTTGAGCGAAGGTACCAGTGGGGGCTATAAGGAAATCCAGTTTGAGGTAACTGGCGAAGATGTTTACGGAACTTTGAAATTTGAGGCCGGTGTGCACAGGGTACAAAGGGTGCCACAAACGGAAACACAAGGAAGGGTACATACCAGTGCTGCCACCGTAATGGTTTTGCCGGAAGCGGAAGATTTTGATGTGGAAATAGACCCTAAGGATGTTCGGATAGACTTTTTCTGTTCTTCCGGTCCTGGAGGGCAATCCGTTAACACCACGTATTCTGCAGTGCGATTAACGCATATCCCTACGGGACTGGTGGCGCAATGTCAAGATCAGAAATCCCAGCACAAGAACAAGGATAAGGCCTTTAGGGTTTTACGTTCCAGATTGTATGATATGGAGCTTGCCAAAAAACAGGAGGAGGATGCCGCCAAAAGAAATTCCCAAGTGAGTAGTGGGGACCGATCTGCAAAGATTAGAACCTATAATTATCCGCAAGGAAGGGTTACTGACCACAGAATTGGACTCACCCTGTACGACCTATCCAATATAATCGATGGGGATATCCAACGGATAATCGATGAACTAAGTCTGGTTGAAAATACCGAGAAGCTTAAGGTAGCCTCGGAGATATTTTAA
- a CDS encoding alpha/beta fold hydrolase, translating into MLGHTTYKNDNALPWVTFIDGAGGVFSTWNKQLPEFKLLYNILVIELREIDTNSNSLVNLDFDTVSKSILYVLELNNIERTHIVGFSLGTIFVKYFALKYSRNVESVILSGAIAKINRRLRFLFWIQNMVKSVFSFSSQFRFFSYFLLPNKNHKETRLFIRSQSMNWDEEEFFKWAGFTKKLNPVLNYLYSEQTDVPSVFVMGEEDKLFLPEVKKMASHNPDSLLFIIQDCGHVVNMEQALLFNRMVIGYLTGFEVASKNNRAKIKVKEGLISMERDSWKNNPV; encoded by the coding sequence TTGTTAGGCCATACAACGTATAAAAACGATAACGCATTACCTTGGGTAACCTTCATTGATGGGGCAGGAGGTGTTTTCTCGACATGGAACAAGCAACTTCCCGAATTTAAACTTCTTTATAACATACTTGTAATAGAATTGAGGGAAATCGATACCAATTCAAATTCCTTGGTGAATTTGGATTTCGATACCGTTTCCAAGAGCATACTTTATGTTTTGGAGCTTAACAATATTGAGAGAACCCACATAGTAGGTTTTTCCCTAGGTACCATTTTTGTGAAGTATTTTGCATTGAAGTATTCCCGGAATGTCGAATCCGTAATCCTGTCAGGTGCGATAGCCAAAATAAATCGACGTCTTCGCTTTTTGTTCTGGATTCAGAACATGGTAAAGTCAGTATTTTCGTTTTCCTCACAATTTAGGTTTTTCTCTTATTTTCTTTTACCGAACAAGAATCACAAAGAGACTAGGTTATTTATAAGAAGTCAATCGATGAACTGGGACGAAGAGGAATTTTTTAAGTGGGCCGGGTTTACAAAAAAATTGAATCCAGTATTGAATTATTTGTATTCAGAGCAAACAGACGTTCCTTCTGTGTTTGTTATGGGTGAAGAGGACAAACTCTTTCTCCCGGAAGTAAAAAAAATGGCATCCCACAATCCCGATTCCTTACTTTTTATAATCCAGGATTGCGGCCATGTCGTCAATATGGAACAGGCCCTGCTTTTCAATAGGATGGTTATTGGGTATTTAACGGGATTTGAGGTGGCATCAAAGAACAATCGGGCTAAAATTAAGGTCAAAGAAGGCCTTATTTCTATGGAAAGGGATTCGTGGAAAAACAATCCGGTTTAA
- a CDS encoding DUF4197 domain-containing protein, with translation MTKKIGIIVLVFFMVSCNELQQVVNQLPSGTTLGNAEIANGLKAALEKGISDQVSKLTKTDGFFKNELVKILLPEELRKVDKTLRDIGLGNLADEGLRVLNRAAEDAVSEATPIFIDAVKGMSFNDAKAILLGDDKAATTYLTQRTRTALYDKFNPVIQSSFEKVGADQIWSNLINRYNAIPLTNDVNPDLTDYVTQEALDGVFTMIALEEKEIRNNVASRTTDLLRRVFALQD, from the coding sequence ATGACTAAAAAAATTGGAATAATTGTGCTCGTATTCTTTATGGTTTCCTGTAATGAATTACAACAAGTGGTCAATCAATTACCTTCTGGAACCACCTTGGGAAATGCAGAAATTGCAAATGGCCTTAAGGCTGCCCTTGAAAAAGGAATTTCTGATCAGGTAAGTAAACTTACAAAGACTGACGGTTTCTTTAAAAATGAGCTCGTCAAGATTTTATTGCCAGAAGAACTTCGCAAGGTCGACAAAACGCTGCGGGACATAGGTCTGGGAAACTTGGCCGATGAAGGACTTAGGGTATTGAATAGAGCTGCTGAAGATGCGGTTTCCGAGGCGACCCCTATATTCATCGATGCCGTAAAAGGTATGAGCTTTAACGACGCCAAAGCAATACTCTTGGGCGATGATAAAGCCGCTACTACCTATTTGACCCAAAGGACCAGAACCGCACTCTACGATAAATTCAATCCCGTAATCCAATCATCCTTCGAGAAAGTAGGGGCAGACCAAATATGGAGTAATTTAATCAACAGATATAATGCCATTCCCCTAACAAATGACGTTAATCCAGATTTGACGGATTATGTTACCCAAGAAGCCCTTGATGGCGTCTTTACCATGATTGCCCTTGAAGAGAAAGAAATACGTAATAATGTTGCATCCAGAACTACAGATTTGCTTCGTAGGGTCTTTGCATTACAGGATTAA
- the pyrF gene encoding orotidine-5'-phosphate decarboxylase: MTTQDLVQQIRKKKSFLCIGLDTDLEKIPPHLLQTGDPIFEFNKAIIDATNHLCVAYKPNTAFYEAYGIQGWKSLERTIEYLNKEYPEQFTIADAKRGDIGNTSTRYAKAFFEELNFDSITIAPYMGKDSIEPFLSFENKHTILLALTSNTGAFDFQTKKIDGIELYKEVLQISKSYQGAQKLMYVVGATKAEYLTEIRKIIPENFLLVPGVGAQGGSLQEVCKFGITSDIGLLINSSRGIIYASKGMDFAEAAKKKASDLQGQMQKEMESRDLL; this comes from the coding sequence ATGACCACCCAAGATTTGGTACAACAAATCCGAAAAAAAAAGTCCTTTCTATGTATTGGACTTGATACGGACTTGGAGAAAATTCCTCCTCATTTATTACAAACGGGAGATCCTATTTTTGAATTCAACAAGGCAATTATCGATGCCACAAATCATTTGTGCGTGGCTTATAAGCCCAATACAGCATTTTATGAAGCCTATGGAATCCAAGGCTGGAAATCTCTGGAAAGAACCATTGAATATTTAAATAAGGAATACCCGGAGCAGTTCACTATTGCCGATGCAAAAAGAGGGGATATAGGAAATACTTCTACACGTTATGCCAAGGCCTTCTTTGAGGAATTAAATTTTGATTCCATTACCATTGCTCCATATATGGGTAAGGATTCTATAGAACCTTTTCTCAGTTTTGAAAACAAGCATACCATTTTATTGGCATTGACATCCAATACGGGTGCATTCGATTTTCAAACAAAAAAAATAGATGGTATTGAGTTATATAAGGAAGTGCTACAAATTTCAAAATCATACCAAGGGGCCCAAAAACTAATGTATGTAGTGGGGGCGACCAAGGCGGAGTATTTGACTGAAATTAGGAAAATAATCCCTGAAAATTTTTTATTGGTGCCCGGGGTAGGGGCCCAGGGCGGCAGTCTTCAAGAAGTCTGTAAGTTTGGAATAACGTCAGACATCGGTCTTTTGATCAACTCGTCCAGAGGAATCATATATGCATCCAAAGGTATGGACTTTGCCGAAGCCGCCAAGAAAAAGGCAAGTGACCTACAAGGCCAGATGCAAAAAGAAATGGAATCCAGGGATTTGCTTTAG
- a CDS encoding Lrp/AsnC family transcriptional regulator produces the protein MDIKIDKLNWKILEKLQGNARESFANIGRSIGLTAPAVGERVKKMEDLGIITGYHAKVSHSLTGHQLKAIITLRAFMGKLKPFLAMVDSFDEVVNCYRITGNENIVMEVVLKDQFHLEKFIDKLIQYGETRTNIVLSQVISNAPMSPVRKMEIPY, from the coding sequence ATGGATATAAAGATAGATAAACTTAATTGGAAAATTCTTGAAAAACTACAGGGAAATGCCAGGGAATCCTTCGCAAATATTGGGAGGTCCATAGGTTTAACGGCACCTGCGGTTGGGGAAAGAGTCAAAAAGATGGAAGATTTGGGAATAATAACTGGGTATCATGCTAAAGTTTCCCATTCCCTTACCGGACATCAGTTAAAGGCCATTATAACATTAAGGGCCTTCATGGGCAAACTCAAGCCATTTTTGGCGATGGTGGATTCCTTTGATGAAGTGGTGAACTGCTACAGAATTACAGGAAATGAGAACATTGTTATGGAAGTAGTCTTAAAGGACCAGTTCCATTTGGAAAAATTTATTGATAAATTAATTCAATATGGGGAAACCAGGACCAATATCGTACTTTCCCAAGTGATTTCAAATGCTCCCATGAGTCCGGTACGGAAAATGGAAATACCTTATTAA
- a CDS encoding AIR synthase related protein: protein MSSSHSERYNQRGVSASKEDVHNAIKNIDKGLFPKAFCKIVPDYLTGDEDYCLVMHADGAGTKSSLAYMYWKETGDISVWKGIAQDALIMNIDDLICVGATDNIMLSSTIGRNKNKIPGEVISAIINGSQELIQELEGFGITIKSTGGETADVGDLVRTIIVDSTVTARLKRSKVIDNANIQEGDVIVGLASFGRATYEKEYNGGMGSNGLTSARHDVFGKYLADKYPESYDNEVPEDLVYSGNAALTDSVDGSPLDAGKLVLSPTRTYAPIVKRILSKYGKSEIHGMVHCSGGAQTKILHFIDNLHIVKDNLFEIPPLFKLIQKQSGTDWKEMYQVFNCGHRLEIYTDGETANDLISISKSFNVDAQIVGRVEASRTKKLTIKSQFGIFEY, encoded by the coding sequence ATGTCCTCATCCCACAGTGAAAGATATAATCAGCGTGGCGTTTCCGCGTCTAAGGAAGATGTACATAACGCCATTAAAAATATTGATAAGGGCCTGTTCCCAAAGGCCTTTTGCAAAATTGTACCCGATTACCTAACAGGCGATGAGGACTACTGTTTGGTCATGCATGCGGATGGGGCCGGAACCAAGTCCTCCTTGGCCTACATGTACTGGAAGGAAACGGGAGATATCTCGGTCTGGAAAGGTATCGCCCAAGATGCGCTCATCATGAACATCGATGATTTGATCTGTGTTGGTGCTACGGATAATATAATGCTTTCCTCCACCATCGGCAGAAATAAGAACAAAATACCGGGTGAGGTCATTTCGGCCATCATAAACGGGTCTCAAGAATTGATCCAAGAATTGGAAGGGTTCGGCATTACCATCAAATCAACGGGCGGCGAAACTGCTGATGTGGGTGATTTGGTGCGGACCATAATCGTGGATTCCACTGTGACAGCCAGACTTAAAAGGTCTAAAGTCATAGACAATGCCAATATACAAGAGGGAGATGTAATCGTTGGACTGGCTTCTTTTGGGCGGGCTACCTATGAAAAAGAGTACAACGGAGGCATGGGCAGCAACGGGCTTACCTCTGCTCGGCACGATGTCTTTGGTAAATATTTGGCCGACAAATACCCGGAAAGCTATGATAACGAAGTTCCGGAAGACTTGGTATATTCAGGAAACGCAGCTCTAACGGATAGCGTAGATGGTTCGCCCTTGGATGCCGGCAAATTGGTGTTATCCCCAACAAGAACGTATGCACCCATTGTTAAACGGATATTGTCCAAGTATGGGAAAAGTGAGATACATGGCATGGTCCACTGTAGTGGCGGTGCTCAAACTAAAATTCTTCATTTTATTGATAATCTTCATATTGTAAAGGATAATCTTTTTGAAATCCCGCCTTTGTTCAAACTGATTCAGAAGCAATCCGGTACGGACTGGAAGGAAATGTACCAAGTTTTCAATTGTGGTCATCGCTTGGAAATATATACAGATGGGGAAACGGCAAATGATTTGATTTCCATCTCAAAAAGTTTCAATGTGGATGCCCAGATTGTGGGTAGGGTAGAAGCTTCCCGCACAAAAAAACTGACCATAAAAAGTCAATTTGGAATCTTCGAGTACTAA
- a CDS encoding QcrA and Rieske domain-containing protein, with the protein MQRKEFLKSLGAGAAFAITFPCLGSCSKDNGENGNIVEEPTNVDFTVDLSSAEASNLATNGGFILKNLVVIARNLEGELVAASQVCSHEGYDEVRFVNQNGGIFYCDVHGSQFAQNGNNLNPGSGRATRPLKVYQTSLDGDILRVFE; encoded by the coding sequence ATGCAAAGAAAGGAGTTTTTAAAAAGTTTGGGAGCTGGCGCGGCTTTTGCCATAACATTCCCATGCTTGGGAAGTTGCTCCAAGGATAACGGTGAAAACGGGAATATCGTTGAAGAGCCTACCAACGTGGATTTTACCGTTGATTTATCTTCTGCCGAAGCATCGAATTTAGCTACCAATGGAGGCTTTATTCTTAAGAATTTGGTGGTCATCGCGAGAAATTTGGAAGGTGAGCTGGTCGCCGCAAGTCAGGTCTGTAGTCATGAGGGTTATGATGAAGTGAGGTTTGTCAACCAGAACGGCGGTATTTTTTATTGTGATGTACACGGGTCGCAATTTGCCCAGAATGGCAATAACCTAAATCCAGGAAGCGGTAGGGCCACTAGGCCTTTAAAAGTATACCAAACCTCTCTTGATGGAGATATTTTAAGGGTTTTCGAATAA
- the purU gene encoding formyltetrahydrofolate deformylase, translating into MKIIILINCPDQKGIISSVTSFIHSQKGNIVYLDQHVDKSANVFFMRLESDFESIDIEELQKKFDTELATRYQMHWSLHTDMKKPKMALFVSKYNHCLYDILSRFNSGELAVEIPFILSNHPDLKYIADQFAVPFHHVPFNKENRDASEKRQIELLKGYEVDFIVLARYMQIISSSLIDLYPNKIINIHHSFLPAFAGAKPYHAAFERGVKIIGATSHYVTEELDAGPIIEQDVAPVSHMHTIPDFINKGRDLEKIVLSRAVKLHVLRKTMVYNNKTVIFS; encoded by the coding sequence TTGAAAATCATTATATTAATCAACTGTCCCGACCAAAAAGGTATTATAAGTTCAGTTACCAGTTTTATTCATTCCCAAAAAGGCAACATTGTTTATCTAGACCAACATGTGGATAAATCTGCAAACGTCTTTTTTATGCGTTTGGAAAGTGATTTTGAATCCATTGATATAGAAGAACTTCAGAAAAAATTCGATACGGAACTGGCAACTAGGTATCAAATGCACTGGAGTTTACATACCGACATGAAAAAACCTAAAATGGCACTTTTTGTCTCCAAGTACAATCATTGTCTTTATGATATATTAAGCCGATTCAATTCTGGCGAGCTCGCTGTTGAAATACCATTTATACTGAGCAATCATCCAGATTTGAAATATATAGCCGATCAATTCGCCGTACCCTTTCATCATGTGCCCTTCAATAAAGAAAACCGTGATGCAAGCGAAAAAAGACAAATAGAACTTCTCAAAGGATACGAAGTAGATTTTATTGTGTTGGCCAGGTACATGCAAATTATCAGTAGTTCATTAATTGATCTTTATCCCAATAAAATAATTAACATCCATCATTCATTTTTACCTGCGTTTGCGGGAGCCAAACCCTACCATGCAGCTTTTGAAAGAGGCGTTAAAATTATAGGGGCCACTAGCCATTATGTAACAGAGGAACTCGATGCAGGCCCCATAATTGAGCAGGACGTTGCCCCTGTTTCGCATATGCACACTATTCCCGACTTTATAAATAAGGGACGCGATTTGGAAAAAATTGTCCTGTCGAGGGCCGTTAAACTTCATGTACTTAGAAAAACAATGGTGTACAACAATAAAACCGTTATTTTCTCGTAA
- a CDS encoding glutamine synthetase beta-grasp domain-containing protein produces MSKIKLEYIWLDGYYPTQNMRSKTKVVNKFGGKLEDCPMWSFDGSSTRQAEGGSSDCLLKPVALFPDPARKDGWLVMTEVLNADGTPHESNGRATIDDDDNDFWFGFEQEYFIMDTHTQLPLGFPIGGYPAPQGLYYCSVGGKNTHGRDIVEEHADLCIAAGINFEGINQEVACGQWEFQLFAKGAKKAGDELWVARYLLDRLTESYGYYIEYHPKPLGKDMDWNGSGMHANFSNTTLRTAGSKEVYEKICEAFRPVVKEHIEVYGEFNDQRLTGKHETASINDFSYGISDRGASIRIPIATVESGWKGWLEDRRPASNGDPYKIAGRIVKTVKSAKV; encoded by the coding sequence ATGAGCAAGATTAAATTAGAATACATTTGGTTAGATGGATACTACCCAACCCAAAACATGAGAAGCAAGACCAAAGTGGTTAACAAATTTGGCGGAAAATTGGAAGACTGTCCCATGTGGTCCTTTGATGGTAGTTCCACGAGACAGGCAGAAGGAGGATCTTCAGATTGTTTGTTGAAACCTGTAGCTTTGTTTCCAGACCCTGCAAGAAAAGACGGGTGGTTGGTAATGACGGAGGTATTAAATGCTGATGGCACACCACATGAATCCAACGGTAGGGCCACGATTGATGATGATGACAATGATTTTTGGTTTGGTTTTGAACAGGAATATTTTATAATGGATACCCATACACAATTGCCTTTAGGATTTCCTATTGGGGGTTACCCAGCGCCTCAGGGCCTATATTATTGCTCCGTTGGAGGAAAGAACACACATGGAAGGGATATTGTAGAGGAGCACGCCGATTTATGTATCGCTGCCGGAATTAATTTTGAAGGAATTAACCAAGAGGTAGCATGTGGACAGTGGGAATTTCAGTTGTTCGCCAAAGGTGCAAAAAAGGCGGGTGATGAACTTTGGGTGGCTCGTTATTTATTAGATCGTCTTACAGAATCCTATGGATACTACATTGAGTATCACCCAAAACCATTAGGTAAGGACATGGATTGGAACGGTTCTGGTATGCACGCAAACTTCTCCAACACAACTTTAAGAACTGCCGGTTCAAAAGAAGTTTACGAAAAAATATGTGAAGCCTTTAGACCTGTTGTCAAAGAGCATATTGAAGTGTACGGCGAGTTTAATGATCAGCGTTTGACCGGTAAGCACGAAACCGCTTCCATCAACGATTTCAGTTATGGTATTTCTGACCGTGGCGCTTCTATCCGTATTCCTATTGCAACCGTGGAAAGCGGTTGGAAAGGATGGTTGGAAGATAGAAGACCAGCTTCAAACGGTGATCCATATAAAATTGCCGGAAGAATCGTTAAAACCGTAAAGTCTGCCAAAGTATAA
- a CDS encoding FAD:protein FMN transferase, producing MRLGVFILTFFSICSLLGQEKKFVTVKQTVSMMGGPFEITVVSTNEELGYINIQEAIGEISRIEKLISSWDKNSETHAINSNAGIKPVKVSLELFKLIERCKQISDITNGAFDISYAALDNLWEFTGAMNVMPAKQKIKEAVAKVNSNAIQLDENRLTVFLPKPGMKISFGAIGKGYAVDRAKELLVSKKVIAGMINASGDLTTWGTKASGEKWLLGIANPNNRAKVFSWLPIVESSVATSGIKERYVLINDQKFTDILDPRTGYPIREQIQSVSVFSKNAELCDALATAIMVMGTNAGLALVNQLGDTEVIIVDSENTMHKSTGLILDEIH from the coding sequence TTGAGGTTGGGAGTTTTCATACTAACCTTTTTCTCTATTTGCTCCTTATTGGGACAGGAGAAGAAATTTGTTACCGTAAAACAGACCGTGTCCATGATGGGCGGACCCTTCGAGATTACGGTGGTATCCACTAACGAGGAATTGGGCTATATCAACATACAAGAGGCCATTGGCGAGATTTCTAGAATTGAAAAGCTTATTTCTTCATGGGACAAGAACTCAGAAACCCATGCTATCAATAGCAATGCTGGCATTAAGCCCGTAAAGGTAAGTTTGGAGCTATTTAAGTTAATAGAGCGATGCAAACAAATTTCTGATATTACAAATGGTGCCTTTGATATTTCGTATGCTGCTTTGGATAACTTATGGGAATTTACGGGAGCCATGAACGTAATGCCTGCGAAACAAAAAATCAAGGAGGCGGTTGCCAAGGTCAACTCCAATGCAATTCAATTGGACGAAAACAGGTTGACCGTTTTTCTTCCAAAACCCGGAATGAAGATATCGTTTGGAGCCATAGGAAAAGGGTATGCCGTGGATAGGGCGAAGGAGCTATTGGTATCGAAAAAGGTAATAGCGGGAATGATCAATGCTTCTGGTGATCTTACTACATGGGGCACCAAGGCCAGCGGTGAAAAATGGTTGTTGGGCATCGCAAATCCCAACAATAGGGCAAAAGTATTCTCTTGGCTCCCTATTGTAGAGTCCTCTGTGGCAACCTCTGGAATTAAAGAAAGGTATGTACTGATAAATGACCAAAAATTTACGGATATCCTAGATCCAAGAACGGGATACCCTATTCGAGAACAAATCCAAAGTGTTTCCGTTTTTTCAAAAAATGCGGAACTTTGCGATGCCTTGGCCACGGCTATCATGGTTATGGGGACCAATGCGGGGTTAGCACTTGTCAACCAACTGGGGGATACGGAGGTAATCATCGTTGATTCTGAAAACACAATGCATAAAAGTACCGGTTTGATACTCGATGAAATTCATTGA
- a CDS encoding glutamine synthetase III family protein has protein sequence MSIPRFEAIVQSLKREAISVEEKGRRSDIFGLNVFNESKMLQYLTKDAYDSLKGAVLTGSKIDRKIADQVAEAIKGWAITMGATHYTHWFQPLTGSTAEKHDAFFDLTLDGRALEKFGGGQLVQQEPDASSFPSGGIRNTFEARGYTAWDPTSPAFIYGTTLCIPTVFVSYTGEALDNKAPLLRALSAVDEAATNVAKYFDKNVTKVNATLGWEQEYFLIDKALAYSRPDIIITGRTLLGVAAAKGQQLDDHYFGVIPRRVLSFMSDLEKECTKLGIPVKTRHNEVAPNQFELAPVFEEANLAVDHNLLLMDVMDKIADRHHLKVLFHEKPFAGVNGSGKHNNWSLATDTGVNLLSPGSTPMKNLQFLTFFVNTIKAVDTYEEVLRSSIASASNDHRLGANEAPPAIFSIFIGKQLSSVLDELEGVSQGKLSPEEKTELKLNVVGKIPEILLDNTDRNRTSPFAFTGNKFEMRGVGSKTNCAKPMTVLNTIVAKQLKDFKKEVDILLDKKGLKKDEAIFNVLREYIKTCKRIRFDGDGYSKDWENEAKKRKLSNNKNTPEALRVLGSKNTIDLFKSMKVMSEVELGARMEVELETYVMHLQIEGHMYKDLVYNSVIPSAIAYQNKLITNVTGLKEIYGAAHKAFTEAQLSMIEEIGQHIAALKKTTDTLTLAQNKADKIRDSYKMAEAYCNDVKPYFDTIRNHADQLEKLIEDQLWPLTKYSELLFIK, from the coding sequence ATGTCCATACCTAGATTTGAAGCCATTGTCCAAAGCCTGAAAAGAGAAGCTATTTCAGTAGAGGAAAAAGGAAGACGTTCCGATATTTTTGGGCTCAATGTATTCAATGAGTCCAAAATGCTGCAATATTTGACAAAGGATGCTTATGACAGTTTGAAAGGCGCTGTTCTTACAGGATCCAAAATTGACCGTAAAATTGCGGACCAAGTCGCGGAGGCTATCAAAGGTTGGGCAATCACAATGGGAGCCACTCATTATACGCATTGGTTTCAGCCGTTGACGGGAAGTACTGCGGAAAAGCACGATGCCTTTTTCGATCTGACCTTGGACGGGAGGGCTTTGGAGAAGTTCGGTGGGGGACAACTGGTACAACAGGAACCAGATGCTTCCAGTTTTCCTAGCGGTGGTATCAGGAATACTTTTGAAGCCAGAGGGTATACCGCTTGGGACCCAACTTCACCAGCATTTATTTACGGAACAACCTTGTGTATTCCAACCGTTTTCGTTTCCTATACTGGGGAGGCCTTGGATAATAAGGCGCCTTTGTTAAGGGCGTTGAGCGCGGTAGATGAGGCCGCCACCAACGTGGCCAAGTATTTTGATAAGAACGTCACCAAAGTAAATGCCACTTTGGGTTGGGAGCAGGAGTACTTTTTGATAGATAAGGCATTGGCGTATTCCCGCCCCGATATTATTATTACCGGAAGAACATTATTGGGAGTTGCGGCCGCCAAGGGACAACAGTTGGACGACCATTATTTTGGTGTGATTCCCCGTAGGGTCCTCAGTTTCATGAGCGATTTGGAGAAAGAGTGTACCAAACTAGGAATTCCCGTGAAGACTAGACACAACGAAGTAGCCCCCAACCAATTTGAACTGGCCCCGGTTTTTGAGGAAGCCAATTTGGCAGTGGACCATAATTTGTTGTTGATGGATGTTATGGATAAAATTGCGGACAGACATCATTTAAAAGTTTTGTTCCATGAAAAGCCCTTCGCGGGAGTAAACGGTTCCGGAAAGCACAATAATTGGTCCTTGGCCACGGATACAGGTGTTAATTTATTGAGTCCGGGTTCCACACCAATGAAAAACCTACAGTTCTTGACCTTCTTTGTAAATACCATAAAGGCGGTGGATACCTATGAGGAGGTACTAAGGTCCTCGATTGCTTCCGCCAGTAATGACCATCGATTGGGAGCCAATGAGGCTCCACCAGCTATTTTTTCAATTTTTATCGGGAAGCAATTAAGTAGTGTTCTGGACGAATTGGAAGGGGTTTCACAGGGAAAGCTCTCGCCAGAGGAAAAAACGGAGCTTAAACTGAATGTCGTTGGTAAGATTCCGGAAATCCTTCTGGACAATACAGATCGTAACCGTACTTCCCCATTTGCATTTACAGGGAACAAGTTTGAGATGCGCGGTGTAGGATCCAAAACCAACTGTGCCAAGCCCATGACCGTGCTGAATACCATTGTAGCGAAACAGCTCAAGGATTTTAAAAAGGAAGTGGACATCTTACTGGATAAAAAAGGTCTTAAGAAGGACGAAGCCATTTTCAATGTATTGAGGGAGTATATCAAGACCTGTAAAAGAATACGGTTTGATGGCGATGGGTATAGTAAGGATTGGGAAAATGAAGCTAAAAAGAGAAAGCTTAGTAATAATAAAAATACCCCTGAAGCCCTTCGCGTGCTAGGCTCGAAAAATACAATAGACCTGTTCAAGTCGATGAAGGTCATGAGCGAGGTAGAGCTAGGGGCGCGCATGGAGGTTGAACTGGAAACCTATGTGATGCATTTGCAAATAGAGGGGCATATGTACAAGGACTTGGTGTACAATTCGGTAATTCCATCGGCGATAGCCTATCAGAATAAATTGATTACCAATGTGACTGGTTTAAAGGAAATCTATGGTGCTGCACATAAAGCTTTTACGGAGGCCCAGCTCTCTATGATCGAAGAAATAGGACAGCATATTGCTGCGTTGAAAAAGACTACCGACACCTTGACTCTTGCACAGAACAAAGCCGATAAAATAAGGGATAGCTACAAAATGGCCGAGGCTTACTGTAATGATGTAAAGCCTTATTTCGATACCATACGAAACCATGCCGATCAATTGGAAAAGTTGATCGAGGACCAGTTATGGCCTTTGACCAAATACAGCGAACTATTGTTTATCAAGTAA